The Athene noctua chromosome 8, bAthNoc1.hap1.1, whole genome shotgun sequence region AATTCCCCTCCTTTTCTAGGGAAGTGTATTGGCAAAACCTTTTAAGCTTAAGTacagtcttgttttctttctgcccaTCTTGTATCTGCTCTGAAAAAGTCAGactttaatttacagaaaaattaGGAAGTAAGAAGTTTACAGAATTGCTTGTGATTGGGAATGGGTTATGAATATGCTAGGTTTTTCAGCTGATTTGAGAGGCTGCTGGTGTGGAACTTCATGTTTGTAAGATGGAGTGAGATCTGGGTGACTGACAGCAAGCAGAAGCCTGCTGCCTGAGCCAAGCCTTTTCTTTCATTCCCCTATTTCATCATGCAGTTTCATAAGACTTCATCCCTTTTCTCTAATGCCAGTACACTGGATCGATGTAAATACAGATTAATATTTCAGATTTCCTACCAATCGTACCAATTCTTGttagtttgtgtttctttttctgccaACCAGTGCAAAATTTCTACATCACATGCAGAATTTCTACCTTTTTTTGTCACAGCTCAATTTGAGGACCCTCAGTGCAGCTTTGAGTGTTGCCGACTGTATCACTTTGTTCTTCTGTATCACTTTGTTCTTCTGTCAGCTCCTTGTGACCTCCTATGAATTTTATCATATAATTTGTTTCTCTAAATAAGTCTGTTTGGTTATGTTCATCTACCACTTGTGTAGTAACCAGAACAAATAATTTCCCTTTTATACTTTCTGCTGGTTTCCTATACTGCTATtatagcttttgtttttcttttgccagAATGAGTGGGACTGCATTCCCATCTCCAGCTGCTGAGATGGCAGAAATTAATCGCCTTCAGTATGAAATGGAATACACCGAAGGAATCAGTCAGCGCATGAGGGTCCCGGAAAAACTCAAAGTAGCTCCTCAAAATGCTGACCTTGAGAAGGGTGTCCAAGAAGGATTTCCAAATGCCAGTGTAACTATGCAGGTTCCAGAGCGGATTGTAGTGGCAGGTATGTCTGCATCtcaataaaaggaaaataggcaaaaatttaaattagttCCCCAAACTTCTAAAtggacaaaaatatatattaatagatttttttaaaagataaacctGTAAAATGCTTCTGGATCTCAAACCATTATTGCTCATCAGCTTAAGAAGTTTCTTAAACTCTGAAAATGTTACATGAATAGTTTTGATACAGCTTGTAGTGGAGAAGATAACAAATGAATTATGAACAGAAAGCTTAACTGCTGACTTCTCGTCTTACTAAAccatttctggagaaaaagaatttaatgtTTATTGATTTACAtgtgatttttcttaattatctATAAGCTAAAGTAACTATAACAGGTTTTGGGGATGTACTATATATTAGCCATGcaaaatgtgtttgtttataaTTAGAATGCAAATTATGTTAAGGATCTGTCTATTGTTGGGTGGACTCTATCAATACTTTAGTATTTATGGTCATGGGCTTTACAGTGAAAGACCTGGAACTGCTGAAGGCCTTACAATTTGCAAAATTTGACATGCATATATTATGCTTTGAAAGGGTGACATGTTCACATCCCCAGTCACCATATTTCTGAACAAATACACCTTTAATAGGGCTATGTCTTGAGATTAAAAGTGCCCTCGCTTGCAATATCAGTTGATGTGGCTCAGGATTACTCAGGATCATTGTTCTTGGAGAAACTGCTCAGAAAAGTGTCAATTAATGTGGTCTTTGAGAGTTTTAACCGTAGTTTTTAACATACAAGCCCTGTTAAAGAAAGGTATACTTAATTATTTGGCATAGTCAGGGGAAGTAACTGCTATGATTTCTTTTTGAACTTTAGCATTAGCCCTTAGGCCTCAGAACAGCTTGCTTTCTATTGACAACTGATATTCTTGCAGGTAATAGTGAAGACATTCCATTTTCCAGACCACCAGACCTTGACCTTCTTCAGTCTACTCCATTCAAACCACTGGCATTGAAAACTCCTCCCCGTGTTATTTCTCTTAGTGATCGACCGCTAGATTTTTTGGACCTAGAAAAACCTCCACAGCAGACACCTCAAAGTGAAGAGGCTAGtacttattttgctttttccttagCGGAGATGtattctactaaaaaaaaaaaatgaaatgaccAATGATTTCTCTACTGTGGTACAGATCTACTTGGTGCTAGCATAAgttgggaaaattaaaaaaaatatttttattatcatatattagcaaataatatattttattatttatttttttattctgtttagtAGTAGTTCTAATTATGACTTTGAAGTTCCATATTTAACTGGCAGATGTCTAGGGGTTGCCATGCTCAGTAAGCTTACATggtatttacaaaaataaaatcataattacAACTACTCAAAatacttttaacaaaaaaacttctgcaagattttttttttcaatttgcagGTTATCAGAAAACAAACTAAGGTTCTTTTAACGTGTATAGTTAACCTTTGTAATTCATGGCCAGGTGATATAACACCACATAGAATTAGTGAGTTTTACCAAAATTCTGAAAACTGACTTCAAAGGATGGTATAACATTGGCATCCACATGGATGATTTTAACTGGCAtcttaaactgaaaaatatttatgaagcTGCATATATTCATAAAATACGGTATCAAGATATTTATCTCTGGTAATAGGAAGTAATATTAAACATAATATTGCTTTCTTACATATCCATAGTTCTGTTTGTTCATACTTTTGGCATCAGATCACATGGATACATAACAACAGGATTGCAGTAAGTTTGGACCTTGGTTTTACAAGTACCAGCATCAGATCCTGTCATCAGTTGTTTTCCTCCTGATCACTGTGAAACCCATGAAAAAGTGCCTTTGTATCTGAGAGCGGATCTAATTTACGAATCTCCAGTGCAGATTATCAAGTGTCACGTGGAATTTCCTGGGTTTTATCtccctctttctccccttttaCACAGGTCCGCTCAGTAGGAAGACTGAAGAGAGAACGTTCCATGAGTGAAAACGCCACTCGACAGAATGGCCAGCTGGCCCGAAATGATTCCATGTGAGTAGAGCAACAGGGTGCAGGGACGCAACTACAGCTTTCTTACATGTTTCCTTTGTTCCTTATCTCcttgttatttgttttttccaaCTAATATTTTGTATCTTGTGGCAAGtacataatttaagaaaaatgctgaccttaatatttacatttctatgCTTTTTGTTTAGTGAGGTGACTCATTTGCGAAGTTTTTTCTTGCAGTGGATGGGTGGGAGCATCTGTGTGCTCACAATTGGTTTCACCAGTTACCGTGAATTATTACTTCAGGAGATTTTTCAGTGTCTGAGCTGGTATATTCCCGCCCCCCGCTTCCCCTGCTGAATTTTCAGGAGATCGGATTCTTTGTGCATCAGAATGTTCCTGGTTCTCTCACTGTTGATATTATGATGGTTTTCATTCATAGAAGAAGGAATAAGTGTCATTCCTCATAAATATTagaataagtaatttttctttggtGTCAATGTACTTAATATATTGAAATCTATGAGTATATATATCTTTTGAGACCAAAATGGCAATTAACGTTTAGAATTTGAAACTTCCATCGATTACTACCATCTGAGGTAGCACTTCTTATGCTGCTTTCTGAATACATACAGgtctgtatatttttattagatATGACAGTCTTTGATTAATCATAGTTTATTCTGGTGGCAGCATCTTTCCACCTGGCAATAACTTTTTTTGCAGTGTAACACTTAAAAATCATACATAAAAGATTCCTAATACAGCTACGATAAAGAATATTTTCCCATGTTGAAAGGATCTTAGATTTAAGACCTAGAAGATGGGATTTATCTGTCCCAATGTAGACTATCTAACACTGTTATTAAATCACCATAAACTTAATTTTCTGTAACTAGAGGAAAATAAGTGCATGACCTACTTAGGGTCTACctataaataaaatcaagtgATCAAGTCTAAAATAAAGTGAACTGTGTCctagaaatgtctgttttctatAGTACCTTCTGTAGGAGGTACTATATGTACTACGTATCTGTTTACCTGTCAGTTCATCTAAAACTAGTGAAAAATACTCTGATGCATGCTCCAGACATGTTAcaattcttctcttcctccagaTCTTCATGGACATATGGTTCCATATCTTCCTGTTCTTACTTAAGCTTGTATGAACCACAA contains the following coding sequences:
- the MFF gene encoding mitochondrial fission factor isoform X9, producing MSGTAFPSPAAEMAEINRLQYEMEYTEGISQRMRVPEKLKVAPQNADLEKGVQEGFPNASVTMQVPERIVVAGNSEDIPFSRPPDLDLLQSTPFKPLALKTPPRVISLSDRPLDFLDLEKPPQQTPQSEEVRSVGRLKRERSMSENATRQNGQLARNDSMWHRSDTVPRNKMPRFQSPLSTKDCTYGLSNLDATLEGTPDDMTVVDAASLRRQIIKLNRRLQLLEEENKERAKREMIMYSITVAFWLLNSWLWFRR
- the MFF gene encoding mitochondrial fission factor isoform X8 — protein: MSGTAFPSPAAEMAEINRLQYEMEYTEGISQRMRVPEKLKVAPQNADLEKGVQEGFPNASVTMQVPERIVVAGNSEDIPFSRPPDLDLLQSTPFKPLALKTPPRVISLSDRPLDFLDLEKPPQQTPQSEEVRSVGRLKRERSMSENATRQNGQLARNDSMWHRSDTVPRNKMPRFQSPLSTKDCTISLFIYYACTNSVTPSLQQARVCPPNMLPEDGTNLYSARGILSFIQSSTRRAYQQVLDVLDENRSLDKDNRNTFLITFYKISCI
- the MFF gene encoding mitochondrial fission factor isoform X6, encoding MSGTAFPSPAAEMAEINRLQYEMEYTEGISQRMRVPEKLKVAPQNADLEKGVQEGFPNASVTMQVPERIVVAGNSEDIPFSRPPDLDLLQSTPFKPLALKTPPRVISLSDRPLDFLDLEKPPQQTPQSEEVRSVGRLKRERSMSENATRQNGQLARNDSIVTPSLQQARVCPPNMLPEDGTNLYSARGILSFIQSSTRRAYQQVLDVLDENRRPVLRGGSAATTSSNPHHDNTRYGLSNLDATLEGTPDDMTVVDAASLRRQIIKLNRRLQLLEEENKERAKREMIMYSITVAFWLLNSWLWFRR
- the MFF gene encoding mitochondrial fission factor isoform X7 gives rise to the protein MSGTAFPSPAAEMAEINRLQYEMEYTEGISQRMRVPEKLKVAPQNADLEKGVQEGFPNASVTMQVPERIVVAGNSEDIPFSRPPDLDLLQSTPFKPLALKTPPRVISLSDRPLDFLDLEKPPQQTPQSEEVRSVGRLKRERSMSENATRQNGQLARNDSMWHRSDTVPRNKMPRFQSPLSTKDCTPVLRGGSAATTSSNPHHDNTRYGLSNLDATLEGTPDDMTVVDAASLRRQIIKLNRRLQLLEEENKERAKREMIMYSITVAFWLLNSWLWFRR
- the MFF gene encoding mitochondrial fission factor isoform X11, with the protein product MSGTAFPSPAAEMAEINRLQYEMEYTEGISQRMRVPEKLKVAPQNADLEKGVQEGFPNASVTMQVPERIVVAGNSEDIPFSRPPDLDLLQSTPFKPLALKTPPRVISLSDRPLDFLDLEKPPQQTPQSEEVRSVGRLKRERSMSENATRQNGQLARNDSIYGLSNLDATLEGTPDDMTVVDAASLRRQIIKLNRRLQLLEEENKERAKREMIMYSITVAFWLLNSWLWFRR
- the MFF gene encoding mitochondrial fission factor isoform X10 — protein: MSGTAFPSPAAEMAEINRLQYEMEYTEGISQRMRVPEKLKVAPQNADLEKGVQEGFPNASVTMQVPERIVVAGNSEDIPFSRPPDLDLLQSTPFKPLALKTPPRVISLSDRPLDFLDLEKPPQQTPQSEEVRSVGRLKRERSMSENATRQNGQLARNDSMPVLRGGSAATTSSNPHHDNTRYGLSNLDATLEGTPDDMTVVDAASLRRQIIKLNRRLQLLEEENKERAKREMIMYSITVAFWLLNSWLWFRR
- the MFF gene encoding mitochondrial fission factor isoform X5; this encodes MSGTAFPSPAAEMAEINRLQYEMEYTEGISQRMRVPEKLKVAPQNADLEKGVQEGFPNASVTMQVPERIVVAGNSEDIPFSRPPDLDLLQSTPFKPLALKTPPRVISLSDRPLDFLDLEKPPQQTPQSEEVRSVGRLKRERSMSENATRQNGQLARNDSIVTPSLQQARVCPPNMLPEDGTNLYSARGILSFIQSSTRRAYQQVLDVLDENRSLDKDNRPVLRGGSAATTSSNPHHDNTRYGLSNLDATLEGTPDDMTVVDAASLRRQIIKLNRRLQLLEEENKERAKREMIMYSITVAFWLLNSWLWFRR